The DNA region CGCTGCAAAGCCTGGAAGTAAGGATTCAGTTTTTCTTTGGTTTCACGCTTAGATTGCAACTCTTGACGAAGCAGATTGAAGCGATCGCCGGCAAAAAGCTCTTCACCGGAAAAATAGCGCTGATCTTTGGGCAGATTCATCGCGGATAAAACCTGATGATTGCGCACTTCAAAGATTTTCTTATCATTCCAGGCTTGCGGCGAAAGCATCCAGGTCATGACGATTTCTGTGGCGTCGCGACCTTCATACTTGCTTTTGCCATAGACGATTTCCAACATTTCGCGGGAAAAACTGTCGTAGGGTTTGATACGTCCGCCGTCTTGGACCGGCAGATATTTCAATGCCTCGCCATCTTTAGCAAAGGCTCCGACACTCAATAAAAGAGATATCGCAAAAAGAAAAATCCTGTTCATGTATTCTCCCCATCGTTTCTTTGGGATTTTCGCGCAATTTTAAAATCAAGATGCTTAAACCACATCAATAAGATCGTCCCCAAGCTCAGCACCAACGAACCCAGATATTTCAAAAAACGGCCCGGATCGTGATTCACTGAAAATATGGAAGCGACAGGCTGTCCATTCTCTTCCTGAAAACTGGCCTGGTAAATTGTCAGCCCTTTGTATTTTAAGGGCTCATTCATGGAAATCACCTGTTCGCCCAAATCGGGAACTTCGACCAAACTTTCATAGGCCATGGCACGCATGGTGCCCTGGTAATGACTGACCTGGAACTTTTTCAGTTTCACGGGGAAACCAATGTCGATACGGCGATTTCCGTAAGTCAGAAGATACACCGAGTTCGTGGTGAAAAGCTTCACCATATCATTAAGAAGAACCCAGTTTTCCTTACCTTCAAAAAGGATCTTGATGGCTGCGGTCGTTAATGGCGTTGGCCGTTCCAAGGTTTGGATCTCCCAATCCTCTTTAGCATTCGGAAGAAAGCGCAGCACGCGGAAAGAAAGTGCCATCTTAAATCCGGGATCGAAGACGTCCCCTTCTTTCACGAAGCCCTTTTTCAACGGTTTGTCCGAATCCTTTTGAAAAACCACATAACGAAGCCCCCCTTTTTCCGGGGTCAAATAGATCTCGTTGGCGCCACGGGGTTTTTCCGGCGCAGGACCCAAATGAATTTGCGCAGGCCCGAAATTGTGAGTCGCCAAATTCCCAGGCTTACGTTGCACTAACCATTCAATGACATTCACATTGGGATTCTGCAGTTGGAAGCGCAGACCGGCGCCACTTTTTCCTTCTTCCCCTACGAGAACCTTCTTTGAAGGAATGACGTATTTTTTGTAATCGACAATGCGAATTTCACCCTCGTAGGCCGGAATAATATAAGGGTGTTTTTCTGAAGGCGGGTTCTTAAAGAAATCAACTTCCTGTTCCAGGGTTTTCGAATAGCGATCGCCGTCGAAAGAAGTATAGACGACAAGGTCCGTTTCCGACGTCTGCACAAGATTGTTAGACTCCCCGATTCCCACGCGCATCGAACCGTCGAGGCCGAACTCCATAGTCAAATAAGCCCCGGCCAAAAGAATGATGATCCCGATATGCGCAAGAACGAAAGCCGCATGCCTTTTTTTCCAGGGAAGACGATCGACCATCACCGCCAACAGATTGATCACCAACATCGCCATGATGGTGTACATAAACCAGGTGTCATAGACGAGCTTGCGCGCGGCCTGGGCGTCGTATTTTGCTTCAACGAAAGTCCCCACCGCCGTAATCACAGCGATGGACAAAATAATAAAAACAGCCAACTTCAACGAAGCCAGAGGTTTGTTGAGTTTTTTCAGGAAAGAAAGTCGAGACCAAGCCGCTTTATTCAAAGAGCAAATCCTTATTGAAAGCCAATAGTATTTCTGTACTGCTATCAATAATTTAAGACGGCGGTGGTGACTACGCCTTTTTCCATTCGACGCTCTACATTATGTGCAGCAGATTGTTGCGGATATAGCTCAAAGCGAAGAAAACTTTCTCTTGCACTTTCTTCGCCTCTTCCGGCTTCAGCTTCTTGGTTTTTTCATCCATATACAAAGAGCGGTTCATCTCCACCTGAAGGGTATGCTGATCACGGCGCGGGTCCCCATACTGCTCTGTGACACGTCCACCGAAATAAGGCCAGTTGTAACCAACTTTAAAGCCCGCTGTGGCATAAGCCGCAATAACCAAATCCTTAAAACGCGGATCGCAGCTTTTTCCCTTACTATCACTGACCACAATGTCAGCGCGCAATTCACCCGGATCGCGGTGCTCACTGGTGCCGACGGATGGCATGCTGTGCGCATCGATATGAAACGTCTTTTTAAACCCT from Bdellovibrio sp. ArHS includes:
- a CDS encoding cytochrome c biogenesis protein ResB: MNKAAWSRLSFLKKLNKPLASLKLAVFIILSIAVITAVGTFVEAKYDAQAARKLVYDTWFMYTIMAMLVINLLAVMVDRLPWKKRHAAFVLAHIGIIILLAGAYLTMEFGLDGSMRVGIGESNNLVQTSETDLVVYTSFDGDRYSKTLEQEVDFFKNPPSEKHPYIIPAYEGEIRIVDYKKYVIPSKKVLVGEEGKSGAGLRFQLQNPNVNVIEWLVQRKPGNLATHNFGPAQIHLGPAPEKPRGANEIYLTPEKGGLRYVVFQKDSDKPLKKGFVKEGDVFDPGFKMALSFRVLRFLPNAKEDWEIQTLERPTPLTTAAIKILFEGKENWVLLNDMVKLFTTNSVYLLTYGNRRIDIGFPVKLKKFQVSHYQGTMRAMAYESLVEVPDLGEQVISMNEPLKYKGLTIYQASFQEENGQPVASIFSVNHDPGRFLKYLGSLVLSLGTILLMWFKHLDFKIARKSQRNDGENT